The Impatiens glandulifera chromosome 3, dImpGla2.1, whole genome shotgun sequence genome contains a region encoding:
- the LOC124931569 gene encoding 60S ribosomal protein L30-like, whose amino-acid sequence MVAAKKTKKTHESINNRLALVMKSGKYTLGYKTVLKTLRNSKGKLIIISNNCPPLRKSEIEYYAMLSKVGVHHFNGNNVDLGTACGKYFRVSCLSIVDPGDSDIIKTLPGNQ is encoded by the exons ATGGTGGCCGCAAAGAAGACG AAGAAGACTCATGAGAGCATTAACAACAGACTTGCTCTTGTGATGAAGAGCGGAAAGTACACGCTTGGATACAAGACCGTTCTCAAAACACTCAGAAACTCCAAAG GTAAGCTGataattatttcaaacaatTGTCCACCGTTGAGGAAGTCTGAGATTGAGTACTATGCCATGCTTTCCAAGGTCGGCGTTCACCATTTCAATGGAA ACAATGTTGACCTAGGAACAGCATGTGGGAAGTACTTCCGGGTTTCTTGCCTAAGCATTGTTGATCCTG GTGATTCGGATATCATTAAGACCCTTCCTGGGAATCAGTAG